GGACTTTGGCAATGAAGGCTCGGGCGGGCAGAGTTATCTTGTCTATCCATGGACTGCGGGGACGACCTATCGTTTCCTGACCGAAGTTAAACCGGACGGCGAGGGGAACACGATCTATACGTCCTGGTTTGGCGACAAAGCGAAGGGAACTTGGCGGTTGATCGCTAGTTTTCGCAGGCCCAAGACCGACCGTCACCTGACCGGCTTCCACAGCTTTCTGGAGAACTTCATCCCCGATTTTGGAGCCCTTCCGCGAACAGCCAACTACGGCAACCAATGGGTTTGCGACGTCGACGGCAACTGGCACGAGATCCCCCGTGCTCGGTTAACCGGCGACAACACAGCTCGCGGCGGACATCGGCTCGATTACGCCTGCGGAGCTGTCGGTAAGCACTTCTTTATGAAGCACTGCGGCTTCTTTTCGCCGCGCGTCGCGTTGGACCAAACGTTCCAACGCGAACCGGACGCGGGTTCGAGACCGGCTATCGAATTCGATCGCTTGCCTCGCGGCTAGATCAGCCCCATCGACTGAATCGCATCGGCAACGCCCATGAATCCTGCGATGTTTGCTCCCAAGGCGTAGTTGCCGGGGGCTCCGAATTCGTCGGCGGTTTCCAAACAACGATCGTGAATATCTTTCATGATCAGCGCCAACTTGCGGTCGGTGTATTCGAACGACCACGCGTCGCGTGACGCGTTTTGCTGCATCTCCAGCGCGCTCGTCGCGACACCGCCGGCATTGGCAGCTTTGCCAGGAGCGTAGCCGACCTTCGATCCCAACAACAATTCGGTCCCTTGGGGCGTCGTCGGCATGTTTGCTCCTTCAGCGACCACGATACAACCGTTCTGGATCAACGATGCCGCATCTTTGCCGGTCAGTTCGTTTTGCGTGGCACAGGGAAGTGCAACGTCGCATTCGATCTGCCAAATGTTTCCCTTGCGTTGATACTTCGCGTGTTTTCGCGTTTCGCAATACTTCTCGATCGGCAGTCGATCGACTTCTTTGATCTTCTTGAGCGTCGGCAGGTCGATCCCTTCCTGGTCGTAGATCACGCCGGTGGAATCGGAACAAGCGACGACGCGGCCGCCGAGTTCGGTCACCTTTTCGATCGCGTAGATCGCAACATTTCCCGCTCCCGAGACGACACAGGTCTTGCCCTGCAACGAATCGGATCGGGCGGCCAGCATCTCTTGGACAAAGTAGACCAGCCCATAACCTGTCGCTTCGGTCCGCACCAACGCGCCGCCGTAGTGAAGCCCCTTGCCGGTCAAGACTCCCGATTCGTAGCGATTGCAGATCCTCTTATATTGTCCAAACAGGTAACCGACCTCCCGCTTGCCGACGCCGATGTCGCCGGCGGGAACGTCGGTGTATTCGCCGATGTGTCGATACAGTTCGGTCATG
Above is a genomic segment from Rosistilla ulvae containing:
- the gdhA gene encoding NADP-specific glutamate dehydrogenase; the encoded protein is MDEKLESVFWNVQQRNQGEAEFIQAVKEVLSSMGPVLAKYPTFAEQKIIERICEPERQIIFRVPWQDDRGEVHINRGFRVQFNSALGPYKGGLRFHPSVNLSIIKFLGFEQIFKNALTGMPIGGAKGGSDFDPKGRSDSEVMRFCQSFMTELYRHIGEYTDVPAGDIGVGKREVGYLFGQYKRICNRYESGVLTGKGLHYGGALVRTEATGYGLVYFVQEMLAARSDSLQGKTCVVSGAGNVAIYAIEKVTELGGRVVACSDSTGVIYDQEGIDLPTLKKIKEVDRLPIEKYCETRKHAKYQRKGNIWQIECDVALPCATQNELTGKDAASLIQNGCIVVAEGANMPTTPQGTELLLGSKVGYAPGKAANAGGVATSALEMQQNASRDAWSFEYTDRKLALIMKDIHDRCLETADEFGAPGNYALGANIAGFMGVADAIQSMGLI